A genomic region of Ovis aries strain OAR_USU_Benz2616 breed Rambouillet chromosome 20, ARS-UI_Ramb_v3.0, whole genome shotgun sequence contains the following coding sequences:
- the C20H6orf62 gene encoding uncharacterized protein C6orf62 homolog isoform X3: MSENPSDPVSPVVRKKKSALFEVSEVIPVMTNNYEENILKGVRDSSYSLESSIELLQKDVVQLHAPRYQSMRRDVIGCTQEMDFILWPRNDIEKIVCLLFSRWKESDEPFRPVQAKFEFHHGDYEKQFLHVLSRKDKTGIVVNNPNQSVFLFIDRQHLQVNFFFLVNHTRAHFKSLLVSKLFSVCYLILICPFSIALFLKLFKNRETDVLILTWNIDSQTAAC, encoded by the exons ATGAGTGAAAACCCGAGTGATCCAGTGTCTCCCGTGGTGCGA aagaaaaaatcaGCACTTTTTGAAGTGTCTGAGGTTATACCAGTTATGACAAATAATTATGAAGAAAATATCCTGAAAGGTGTGCGAGATTCCAGTTATTCTTTGGAAAGTTCCATAGAGCTTTTACAGAAAGATGTGGTGCAGCTCCATGCTCCTCGATACCAGTCTATGAGAAGG GATGTAATTGGCTGTACTCAGGAGATGGATTTCATTCTTTGGCCTCGGAATGATATTGAAAAAATTGTCTGTCTCCTGTTCTCTAGGTGGAAGGAATCTGATGAGCCTTTTAGGCCTGTTCAg GCCAAATTTGAGTTTCATCACGGTGACTATGAAAAACAGTTTCTGCATGTACTGAGCCGAAAGGACAAGACTGGAATTGTTGTCAACAATCCTAACCAGTCGGTGTTTCTCTTCATTGACAGACAGCACTTGcaggtaaactttttttttttggtaaaccaCACAAGGgctcattttaaaagtttactgGTTAGTaaattgttttctgtatgttATTTAATTCTGATTTGCCCCTTCAGTATTGCattatttttgaagttatttaaaaACCGGGAAACAGATGTCCTGATCTTAACCTGGAACATTGATTCCCAAACTGCTGCATGTTAG
- the C20H6orf62 gene encoding uncharacterized protein C6orf62 homolog isoform X5: protein MSENPSDPVSPVVRKKKSALFEVSEVIPVMTNNYEENILKGVRDSSYSLESSIELLQKDVVQLHAPRYQSMRRDVIGCTQEMDFILWPRNDIEKIVCLLFSRWKESDEPFRPVQAKFEFHHGDYEKQFLHVLSRKDKTGIVVNNPNQSVFLFIDRQHLQTPKNKATIFKLCSICLYLPQEQLTHWAVGTIEDHLHPYMPE, encoded by the exons ATGAGTGAAAACCCGAGTGATCCAGTGTCTCCCGTGGTGCGA aagaaaaaatcaGCACTTTTTGAAGTGTCTGAGGTTATACCAGTTATGACAAATAATTATGAAGAAAATATCCTGAAAGGTGTGCGAGATTCCAGTTATTCTTTGGAAAGTTCCATAGAGCTTTTACAGAAAGATGTGGTGCAGCTCCATGCTCCTCGATACCAGTCTATGAGAAGG GATGTAATTGGCTGTACTCAGGAGATGGATTTCATTCTTTGGCCTCGGAATGATATTGAAAAAATTGTCTGTCTCCTGTTCTCTAGGTGGAAGGAATCTGATGAGCCTTTTAGGCCTGTTCAg GCCAAATTTGAGTTTCATCACGGTGACTATGAAAAACAGTTTCTGCATGTACTGAGCCGAAAGGACAAGACTGGAATTGTTGTCAACAATCCTAACCAGTCGGTGTTTCTCTTCATTGACAGACAGCACTTGcag aCTCCAAAAAACAAAGCTACAATCTTCAAGTTATGCAGCATCTGCCTCTACCTGCCACAGGAACAGCTTACCCACTGGGCAGTTGGCACCATTGAGGATCACCTCCATCCTTACATGCCAGAATAG
- the C20H6orf62 gene encoding uncharacterized protein C6orf62 homolog isoform X1 codes for MGDPNSRKKQALNRLRAQLRKKKESLADQFDFKMYIAFVFKEKKKKSALFEVSEVIPVMTNNYEENILKGVRDSSYSLESSIELLQKDVVQLHAPRYQSMRRDVIGCTQEMDFILWPRNDIEKIVCLLFSRWKESDEPFRPVQAKFEFHHGDYEKQFLHVLSRKDKTGIVVNNPNQSVFLFIDRQHLQVNFFFLVNHTRAHFKSLLVSKLFSVCYLILICPFSIALFLKLFKNRETDVLILTWNIDSQTAAC; via the exons ATGGGGGACCCAAACTCCCGGAAGAAACAAGCTCTGAACAGACTACGTGCTCagcttagaaagaaaaaagaatctctaGCTGACCAGTTTGACTTCAAGATGTATATTGCCTTTGTATTCAAGGAGAAG aagaaaaaatcaGCACTTTTTGAAGTGTCTGAGGTTATACCAGTTATGACAAATAATTATGAAGAAAATATCCTGAAAGGTGTGCGAGATTCCAGTTATTCTTTGGAAAGTTCCATAGAGCTTTTACAGAAAGATGTGGTGCAGCTCCATGCTCCTCGATACCAGTCTATGAGAAGG GATGTAATTGGCTGTACTCAGGAGATGGATTTCATTCTTTGGCCTCGGAATGATATTGAAAAAATTGTCTGTCTCCTGTTCTCTAGGTGGAAGGAATCTGATGAGCCTTTTAGGCCTGTTCAg GCCAAATTTGAGTTTCATCACGGTGACTATGAAAAACAGTTTCTGCATGTACTGAGCCGAAAGGACAAGACTGGAATTGTTGTCAACAATCCTAACCAGTCGGTGTTTCTCTTCATTGACAGACAGCACTTGcaggtaaactttttttttttggtaaaccaCACAAGGgctcattttaaaagtttactgGTTAGTaaattgttttctgtatgttATTTAATTCTGATTTGCCCCTTCAGTATTGCattatttttgaagttatttaaaaACCGGGAAACAGATGTCCTGATCTTAACCTGGAACATTGATTCCCAAACTGCTGCATGTTAG
- the C20H6orf62 gene encoding uncharacterized protein C6orf62 homolog isoform X2 — protein sequence MGDPNSRKKQALNRLRAQLRKKKESLADQFDFKMYIAFVFKEKKKKSALFEVSEVIPVMTNNYEENILKGVRDSSYSLESSIELLQKDVVQLHAPRYQSMRRDVIGCTQEMDFILWPRNDIEKIVCLLFSRWKESDEPFRPVQAKFEFHHGDYEKQFLHVLSRKDKTGIVVNNPNQSVFLFIDRQHLQTPKNKATIFKLCSICLYLPQEQLTHWAVGTIEDHLHPYMPE from the exons ATGGGGGACCCAAACTCCCGGAAGAAACAAGCTCTGAACAGACTACGTGCTCagcttagaaagaaaaaagaatctctaGCTGACCAGTTTGACTTCAAGATGTATATTGCCTTTGTATTCAAGGAGAAG aagaaaaaatcaGCACTTTTTGAAGTGTCTGAGGTTATACCAGTTATGACAAATAATTATGAAGAAAATATCCTGAAAGGTGTGCGAGATTCCAGTTATTCTTTGGAAAGTTCCATAGAGCTTTTACAGAAAGATGTGGTGCAGCTCCATGCTCCTCGATACCAGTCTATGAGAAGG GATGTAATTGGCTGTACTCAGGAGATGGATTTCATTCTTTGGCCTCGGAATGATATTGAAAAAATTGTCTGTCTCCTGTTCTCTAGGTGGAAGGAATCTGATGAGCCTTTTAGGCCTGTTCAg GCCAAATTTGAGTTTCATCACGGTGACTATGAAAAACAGTTTCTGCATGTACTGAGCCGAAAGGACAAGACTGGAATTGTTGTCAACAATCCTAACCAGTCGGTGTTTCTCTTCATTGACAGACAGCACTTGcag aCTCCAAAAAACAAAGCTACAATCTTCAAGTTATGCAGCATCTGCCTCTACCTGCCACAGGAACAGCTTACCCACTGGGCAGTTGGCACCATTGAGGATCACCTCCATCCTTACATGCCAGAATAG
- the C20H6orf62 gene encoding uncharacterized protein C6orf62 homolog isoform X4 produces the protein MGDPNSRKKQALNRLRAQLRKKKESLADQFDFKMYIAFVFKEKKKKSALFEVSEVIPVMTNNYEENILKGVRDSSYSLESSIELLQKDVVQLHAPRYQSMRRAKFEFHHGDYEKQFLHVLSRKDKTGIVVNNPNQSVFLFIDRQHLQVNFFFLVNHTRAHFKSLLVSKLFSVCYLILICPFSIALFLKLFKNRETDVLILTWNIDSQTAAC, from the exons ATGGGGGACCCAAACTCCCGGAAGAAACAAGCTCTGAACAGACTACGTGCTCagcttagaaagaaaaaagaatctctaGCTGACCAGTTTGACTTCAAGATGTATATTGCCTTTGTATTCAAGGAGAAG aagaaaaaatcaGCACTTTTTGAAGTGTCTGAGGTTATACCAGTTATGACAAATAATTATGAAGAAAATATCCTGAAAGGTGTGCGAGATTCCAGTTATTCTTTGGAAAGTTCCATAGAGCTTTTACAGAAAGATGTGGTGCAGCTCCATGCTCCTCGATACCAGTCTATGAGAAGG GCCAAATTTGAGTTTCATCACGGTGACTATGAAAAACAGTTTCTGCATGTACTGAGCCGAAAGGACAAGACTGGAATTGTTGTCAACAATCCTAACCAGTCGGTGTTTCTCTTCATTGACAGACAGCACTTGcaggtaaactttttttttttggtaaaccaCACAAGGgctcattttaaaagtttactgGTTAGTaaattgttttctgtatgttATTTAATTCTGATTTGCCCCTTCAGTATTGCattatttttgaagttatttaaaaACCGGGAAACAGATGTCCTGATCTTAACCTGGAACATTGATTCCCAAACTGCTGCATGTTAG
- the C20H6orf62 gene encoding uncharacterized protein C6orf62 homolog isoform X6 yields MGDPNSRKKQALNRLRAQLRKKKESLADQFDFKMYIAFVFKEKKKKSALFEVSEVIPVMTNNYEENILKGVRDSSYSLESSIELLQKDVVQLHAPRYQSMRRAKFEFHHGDYEKQFLHVLSRKDKTGIVVNNPNQSVFLFIDRQHLQTPKNKATIFKLCSICLYLPQEQLTHWAVGTIEDHLHPYMPE; encoded by the exons ATGGGGGACCCAAACTCCCGGAAGAAACAAGCTCTGAACAGACTACGTGCTCagcttagaaagaaaaaagaatctctaGCTGACCAGTTTGACTTCAAGATGTATATTGCCTTTGTATTCAAGGAGAAG aagaaaaaatcaGCACTTTTTGAAGTGTCTGAGGTTATACCAGTTATGACAAATAATTATGAAGAAAATATCCTGAAAGGTGTGCGAGATTCCAGTTATTCTTTGGAAAGTTCCATAGAGCTTTTACAGAAAGATGTGGTGCAGCTCCATGCTCCTCGATACCAGTCTATGAGAAGG GCCAAATTTGAGTTTCATCACGGTGACTATGAAAAACAGTTTCTGCATGTACTGAGCCGAAAGGACAAGACTGGAATTGTTGTCAACAATCCTAACCAGTCGGTGTTTCTCTTCATTGACAGACAGCACTTGcag aCTCCAAAAAACAAAGCTACAATCTTCAAGTTATGCAGCATCTGCCTCTACCTGCCACAGGAACAGCTTACCCACTGGGCAGTTGGCACCATTGAGGATCACCTCCATCCTTACATGCCAGAATAG